A part of Marinobacter psychrophilus genomic DNA contains:
- a CDS encoding 2-oxo acid dehydrogenase subunit E2, with translation MSDFILPDIGEGIVECEVVKWLVSEGDIIEEDQPVVEVMTDKALVEIPAPHKGQIKRLYYKEGDIAKVHAPLFELSEEGGEQEHGTINDTDDSASEKTTASSTPASQKTDTKKQASDSANADETTRAAEIKTPASPSVRRLVREYDLSLGHISGSGRDGRVLKEDVLAHLKQPEGQTDESAGAQSGNLLAKRSGTTEQQVRVEPIKGMKAVMAKRMVAAASSIPHFIFSEDIDVTELLALRAQLKPLAEASGSRLTLMPFIMKAMALAIRDYPILNSRVNDEITEIHYQPQCNIGMAVDSKAGLMVPNIKGVEHLSLLEIANEVARLTEAAREGRVAQDDLKGGTITISNIGALGGTYASPIINAPEVAIVALGRTQTLPRFDQAGNVTARSIMPVSWAGDHRIIDGGTIARFSNCWKGYLESPQSMLLHLG, from the coding sequence ATGAGTGATTTTATACTGCCCGATATCGGCGAAGGTATTGTGGAGTGCGAAGTGGTGAAGTGGCTGGTCAGCGAAGGCGACATAATCGAAGAAGATCAACCGGTGGTCGAGGTCATGACCGACAAAGCGCTGGTGGAAATACCGGCACCTCACAAAGGACAGATTAAGCGTCTTTATTACAAAGAAGGCGACATTGCCAAAGTGCACGCACCGCTGTTTGAGTTGTCAGAAGAGGGTGGCGAGCAAGAACACGGCACCATCAACGATACCGACGACTCCGCCTCAGAAAAAACCACCGCAAGCTCAACGCCGGCCAGTCAAAAGACCGACACAAAAAAACAGGCGAGCGACAGCGCCAACGCTGATGAAACAACCCGCGCAGCGGAAATCAAAACACCGGCCAGCCCGTCGGTAAGACGCCTGGTGCGCGAGTACGACTTGTCATTGGGTCATATCAGCGGCTCTGGTAGAGACGGCCGGGTATTGAAAGAAGATGTGCTGGCTCACCTGAAGCAACCAGAAGGCCAAACAGACGAGTCTGCGGGCGCTCAATCAGGCAATCTATTAGCAAAACGCTCCGGCACCACTGAACAGCAGGTTCGGGTAGAGCCTATCAAGGGCATGAAGGCGGTGATGGCCAAGCGTATGGTGGCTGCAGCATCCAGCATCCCACACTTTATCTTCAGCGAAGATATTGATGTGACCGAACTGTTGGCTCTGCGCGCGCAGCTCAAACCCCTGGCCGAAGCCAGCGGATCACGGCTCACCTTGATGCCGTTCATCATGAAAGCCATGGCACTGGCCATTCGCGACTACCCGATTCTGAACAGCCGGGTAAACGACGAGATCACCGAAATCCATTACCAGCCCCAATGCAACATTGGTATGGCGGTGGACAGCAAAGCCGGACTGATGGTGCCCAACATCAAAGGCGTGGAACACCTCAGCCTGCTGGAAATTGCCAATGAAGTGGCGCGCCTGACCGAAGCTGCCCGCGAAGGCCGCGTAGCTCAAGACGACCTGAAAGGCGGTACCATCACCATTTCCAACATTGGGGCATTAGGCGGCACTTACGCCTCACCCATCATCAACGCACCGGAAGTGGCGATTGTAGCCCTGGGCCGAACCCAAACGCTGCCGCGCTTTGATCAGGCAGGCAATGTAACCGCGCGCTCCATTATGCCCGTCAGCTGGGCGGGGGATCACCGCATTATCGACGGCGGCACCATTGCCCGTTTCAGCAATTGCTGGAAAGGCTATCTAGAATCGCCACAGTCCATGCTCTTGCACCTGGGCTGA
- a CDS encoding protein kinase domain-containing protein: MTRQKKMRGQQTPPSQIQQFYIPEEQSIYLLSHNDARKLKNWVALCTTQLQALGYRDIEMIGKGAYGFVFSGKLALEGASDLEHVFKFIRINLPRQLHDRLEDEAYILEQVEHPRVPRLISFQRARSQPILVMERAPGLNLEVVSLREGRLTPRLIICIADQLADILRNLRRESTDGKRPIVHGDIKPSNLVFDAKHENIALIDWGSSVFAQLDASQQFLNNSVMELMSDNLQHTNARLGDVYFIGEEQLYGGLSSPRFDEQGAAATLYALASGQSCRFGHQAIPADSLGLPMEFARMLDGMLSPDPQQRQQAGDYYIREMPRMARTVMIDLPEPAPVPLVPVWIRQPGREIDTVVYSSRKSFLRQEGAVNTLNDVNDVQLDRYYKNFMQGMGDTEKAFLAAVSRLGRYPVEGGLAVRWEPDGIYVDTSLHLHDPQLKSAFTTAVNNMVNLAQAIYRQGIFKSCLFNARDTLHIERDQADQPFVTPPAMHLPYQISSAPEVEDRSRVHSYFEDGPDPEEFLMLPPTIITALEALNGIRHTGMIIFEALPLHLKIHSQYRLLDPAKEDEFRQHLDEILAAVDEVTGLGVSGFMKMPYKDTRFFPHIERLPERYYPRNPRQEVTQAS, translated from the coding sequence ATGACCCGGCAAAAAAAAATGCGAGGGCAGCAAACGCCGCCTTCGCAGATTCAACAGTTTTACATACCCGAAGAGCAGTCCATTTACCTGCTCAGTCACAACGACGCGCGCAAACTGAAAAACTGGGTTGCGCTCTGTACGACTCAATTGCAAGCGCTGGGCTACCGCGACATCGAGATGATCGGTAAAGGCGCTTACGGTTTTGTGTTTTCAGGAAAGCTTGCGCTGGAGGGCGCTAGCGATTTGGAACACGTGTTCAAATTTATCCGCATCAATCTGCCACGCCAGCTGCACGACCGCCTCGAAGACGAGGCCTATATTCTGGAACAAGTGGAGCACCCGCGGGTGCCGCGCCTGATTTCCTTCCAGCGGGCCCGCAGCCAGCCCATCCTGGTGATGGAACGGGCGCCAGGGCTGAATCTGGAAGTGGTATCGCTGCGCGAAGGGCGCCTGACGCCGCGCCTGATCATCTGCATTGCCGACCAGCTGGCAGACATTCTGCGCAATCTGCGCCGGGAATCCACCGATGGCAAGCGGCCCATTGTCCACGGCGACATTAAACCCTCGAATCTGGTCTTCGACGCCAAGCACGAAAACATCGCCCTGATCGACTGGGGCTCGTCGGTGTTCGCCCAGCTGGATGCCAGTCAGCAGTTCCTCAACAACAGCGTGATGGAGCTGATGTCGGACAATCTGCAACACACCAACGCACGGCTGGGCGATGTGTACTTTATTGGCGAAGAACAGCTTTACGGCGGGTTGTCATCGCCGCGCTTTGACGAGCAAGGCGCCGCAGCGACTCTTTACGCCCTGGCCTCTGGCCAATCCTGCCGCTTTGGCCACCAGGCAATACCCGCCGACTCCTTGGGATTGCCTATGGAATTCGCCCGCATGCTGGACGGCATGCTCAGCCCTGATCCCCAGCAGCGCCAGCAAGCCGGTGACTACTACATTCGGGAAATGCCCAGAATGGCGCGCACGGTGATGATTGATCTGCCCGAACCTGCGCCCGTTCCACTGGTGCCAGTGTGGATACGCCAGCCCGGGCGCGAAATCGACACGGTGGTGTACAGCTCGCGTAAATCCTTCCTGCGCCAGGAAGGCGCGGTAAACACCCTGAACGACGTCAACGACGTGCAGTTAGACCGCTACTACAAAAACTTCATGCAGGGCATGGGCGACACCGAAAAAGCGTTCTTGGCAGCGGTCAGCCGCCTTGGCCGCTACCCGGTAGAAGGTGGCCTGGCAGTGCGTTGGGAGCCTGACGGTATTTATGTAGACACTTCCTTGCACCTGCACGACCCACAACTGAAAAGCGCCTTCACCACCGCCGTCAACAACATGGTCAATCTGGCCCAAGCCATCTACCGCCAAGGCATCTTTAAAAGCTGCCTGTTCAACGCCCGCGACACACTGCACATTGAACGCGATCAAGCCGACCAGCCGTTTGTCACGCCGCCAGCCATGCATTTGCCGTATCAGATCAGTTCGGCGCCAGAGGTAGAAGACCGTTCACGAGTGCACTCATATTTTGAAGACGGCCCTGACCCGGAAGAGTTTCTGATGTTGCCGCCCACCATTATTACCGCGCTTGAAGCCTTGAACGGCATCCGCCACACCGGCATGATCATCTTTGAGGCCCTGCCCCTGCACCTGAAAATTCACAGCCAATACCGCCTGCTGGACCCGGCCAAAGAGGACGAATTCCGCCAGCACCTGGACGAAATTCTGGCCGCCGTCGATGAGGTCACCGGCCTTGGCGTATCCGGTTTTATGAAAATGCCTTACAAAGACACTCGCTTCTTTCCTCACATCGAACGCCTCCCTGAACGCTATTACCCCCGCAACCCGCGGCAGGAAGTGACTCAAGCAAGCTAG